The genomic interval ctcgcatgtggaagctgttggaacttgctatttaattttatctagtggttttgttttaaagttggaaaagaccttttatgtttcaaatttttctagaaacttgatttcagtttcaagattagtaccttttgaatattactttaatttttcgaattcatcattcagtttattttataaatttgattgtgttgggaatggtactttgtctgatggtctttactgcattaatttagAGGATCTATCGCCATGATTCATGATCTATCGCCAGGATCtatcgccatgattcatgtatttattacttaaatgaagattatCGATGTGTTTAAGATGAAATCTTATATTAGGAGTGTGgatcaagtgggagaatgttgaccATTTCTCACTCACGGAGACGTTCGTGAGTAGGAATCTATcacttaagagtcctttaagtggtccatCACTCTTCCAGCACGTTCATAACTGATCCCAtaaaaataggatcacgtgggacacgtaaacacCGAAGTTTGATGGAGacttcggctataaatacagtgtttggtccccagactcactcactcaattccttTCGATATTACACTATCTAAATAGAGTGGATAAGAGTTTGGAAGAGTCAAACACAGTGAGAAACGCAACTTAAACAGTGAAtagcatcaatggctggaggtaatatttcttggcattaaaacctttcaattctcatttctaaagtgttattccgcattagagaattaTATTTAGTCTAACAGCATGATCTTAAACCCACTCGGGAAACAAAGGATTCATTTTAAACCAATTGATCATTATGCAACTTATTATAACTACGTGCGTACAGTACTCTTCATGTGgatatagtttttctttttcttgcccttatatcaagtatattttacattttacacaTGTCAGTTGTATTGTAAATacattagttttttatttatttacctaTCCAGATTATAAATACTTTGTAaacttctttattattttttgacacataagaaataatattcattcGAACTTTCACCCAAACCATCGAGAACCTTCTGCCTGCTAGGGTTTTACTCTTGTTATGGTATCAATTGCTTTTCTTCCATGACATGgattcattcttttctttcagATGATGATACGAGCCCTTTTTTCCTCAACCCAAGTGACAATCCTGGTGTTGTCTTGGTAACTCAACCCTTAATTGAAGACAACTACTACACATGGTCTCGATCTATGACCATGGCTCTCTCAGCCAAGAACAAGTTAGGGTTTGTCGATGGTTCCGTCTTCAAAGCTTCAAATTGGAATAATCCTTTGCTTTCTCCATGGCTACGATGCAATAATATGGTGATATCTTGACTTCTTAATTCTGTTTTGTTTGATATATCTGctagtattttatatatttctactACGAATGAGATCTGGTTAGATATAAAGAAACGTTTCTCTGAAAAAAAGGGTCCAAGAATTTTCCAGTTACATAAATCCATTTCCACTCTTTCTCAAGGACACTTTTGGTGAGCACCTATTTTACTAGCCTGAAAGCCCTTTGGGATGAGTTGGTAAATTACAAACATGTTCCAGCTTGTTCTTGTGGAGCTATGCACACGTTGAATACTTATGTTCAACAAGAGCACATTCTACAATTTTTGATGGGTTTGAATGAATCTTTTTCCTCTACCAGAACTCAAATCTTGCTAATGGAGCCTATGCCTTCTCTGAATAAAGTGTTTTCTCTTGTCTTACAAGAAGAGCAACAGAGAGAAATTTCAATTGTCTCTCTTTCCCCTGTTGACTCACATGCTTTTGTTACCAAGGGTGATGATTCTAGATTTGCTAAGTCCTTCAAGAAGGAACGACCAATGTGTAAATATTGTGGAATCACTGGTCATATTATTGACAAGTGCTATAAGTCACATGGTTTTCCACCAGGATATAAGCCAAAATAGAGGCAATAGTCTATTGCCAATCAAGTTGTCTGTAGTGACAATAATTCCTCGGCTACATCTCCCTTTTCCTTAATTGAGGCTCAATATCAATAATTATTGTCTATGTTTCACCCTCGAAACATCTTTGTTGACCCTACTTAAAGAGAGAAAGAATGAGTTGTGATGCAATTTGATATCAGGTGTCTCCACTTAGCATAAAAGCCCAAAACATGGAGCACCTCCATAATAAACTCTATTCGAgtctatcatatgctttagccatatctaCTTTGATCATCACATTGCCTCCCTGCACCTTGGcattcatattttgaatcaCCTCCTGGACAAGAGTTATATTTTCATGAATATTACAGACTTTGATAAAAGTCCCTTGTTCTTTAGAGACAATTTTATGAAGTAAATGATTGAGCCTATTAACCAGAATCTTGGAGAATACTTTATACACCACCGTGCACAAACTAATGGGCCTGAATTTAGCAAAACTCGAGAGGTTGTCTTCTTTTggaataataacaataaaagtgGAGAAGTAAAATTTAGAAAGAGGAGAGAACCATGAAAGAATTCAGCGGCAACTTCTAGAAGGTCTTGATAATATTCCAACAATGCATAAAGAAACAAGAACCAAATCCTTCAGATCCAAGACTGTTATCTTCTAGAATGTCAAAAAAAGTAGTTTTGACTTCCTCCAACGAAGGACTTTAACaaaaagtagcatttttctcaTCTATGATAATCGATTGAAAAAGATCGTTCTAATTATCCATATGATGCACCCCCTCTGTGTTAAGAACATATTGAAAGTAATTAACAACTTCCTCATGAATCTCCTGGGGATAATTGAGTTTCGTTCCCTCTTCTAGTGTCATATGTTGTAACAACTCTCTATTCCTTCTAGTATGTAGATTTGTATGAAAAAATTTGCAGTTTGAATCCCTTTCTTTTAGCCATTTCACGCGTGATTTCTACTTGAGAAGAATTTCTTCTTGAAGCAAAAATTTTTCTAACTCCAGTTGCTTAGCTTAGCCTACAATTGTAATTCAAGATCATGCCTATACTGAGCAATTAATTGAGCCTCAATATGCATGATTTCATCTTCAAAGTTTCGCACATGTAATAACACCATGCCAACAATCTCTTTATTCCAGGTTCGGAGGATATGTTTCAACCTTTTTACTTTAGCAGCAAATTTCATGAGGCCTCCCCCATAAATGGGTTGATTATAGTTATTCGAGATAACTTCATAAAAGACTTATGTGTGCACCACATCCTCATGAATCTAAAAATAGGAGGGCCATATCTCATAACTTCCTCTTTGACTTGAATAAGAAGAGGACTATGATCAGAACATGTCCTAGCTAAGACCGCATTATATAACTGAGGAAAATATGCAAGCAAACTGTGTGAAACTAGAGTACGGTCCAGCTTGTCCCATATACGTGCTTGTCCCTCACGCCCATTGCACCAGGTATACTTGGAATCATCAATACTAGGTTCCAACAGGTTGcattgagaaataaaattattaaaatcatccataaccACTTGCGGTTTAGCTCTAACTCCAATCTTTTCATAATTGCTCCTTAGAGTATTAAAATCACCACGTATCAACTGCTAATTATTAAGGATGGAGAATTGTTGTAATTCATCCCAGAGAATCCTTCTATCTAAATACCCACAACTcgcataaataaaagaaaacatgtaTGACACATTACCACAATTAATGAAACCTGTAATGACTTGGTGATAAATGGTaacaagagaaaatgaaatatcgTCCATCCAGAGTACCCAAATTTTACCGTGTTTCTCATCATtggatataaaattttatcgTGCTAGTTGTATTGTAAATACattagtttgttttatttatctgTCCATAGTATAAATACTTTGTaaacttcattattattttttgacacATCAGAAATAATTTTAGTGAGGTCTTTTACCCAAGCCATCGAGAACCTTCTGTCTGCTAGGGTTTTACTCTTGTTATCTTACAATATTGATTCCCTTAATTTGTAGGAACTGGATGTTTGAAAGCTTGTAAATTTGCATTGATGGTTGGACCACAAGCAGACCAGGGCTGCAtggagcgagagagagagagagagagagagagagagagagagagagagagagatttctagTCAGTTTGGCAATCAAGCATCACATTTATACAGACTTCTTACAACACGCAGTTTATTTATTACTGATAGATAGCAGACCCAAACTGCATTAACACAGTACATACGCAGCCCAAGAGGAAGCTTCACACAACTTAAATACATGATCTCACATTGCAATTCTTCAAACCATTAACTAAAATTCACACTATGGATCTCCACCACACACATGCAcgcatatatctatatatatataatagagaacATGATGATAATGGTACTCAAAGTAAGTaccatatatgtatgtaaatatTTTGTCATGATCACTTAATCGGTGCAGCAGCGGTACATGAAGTACTTCTCCATAGGACGGTGACACTCTGCGCACACTATCCTCTCTGGGATTTCCCCAGTGATCCCAGGAAGGATAAGGCGGTTGCAGTGTTGCGGGGTGTGAAGCTTTCGTAGACGCTCTTTGAATGCTGGCACAAAGCCATTCTGCTCAGCATCAACTTTCCAGTTTTCGAAGTCTTCCAAGGTTTTTAAGGCAATCTCTCCGTTGCCTCTGGCTATTATTTCTTCAGGACCAGGTATTCCTCCGCACACTACTGCCCATCCTTTATCGCTGCCATCAAAGCTAAGCATAGTCATGACCTCCTCCATTATAGGATCGTTTTCGACAGTCTTGCCATTCTGCATTTTGGAgtataacatactctccagtcgTGTCCAAAAGAACCATATGAATGTGAGGTCAGGCCAGATCTGACTAAGCTGCTCTGTACTgataattgaattagttttatGCACCCTCTCCTTCGCATTGCTCTTTCCAACATAAAGAAGATCCAAAGTGATATTAGCTGCCTTGGCAACTTTTTTTGCTGAGCTTGTGAACTTCCGAATCCACTCCATGTCCTCACCTCCATACAAGCATATGATATTCCCTTTTGCCATCTGATTACGATAATTAGAGaaagaatattaatatatgcAACCATACGATACTGTAACTAGTCTTGAGTTACTCAAAACAAGCTCATGCGTATACTCTTCCACGCACACATTTTAATcaataacgtcatcagaatttttggttttttatcgAGTTAATTTGcatgatacacacacacacgtacaaatatatataggtgcatgcatgtgtgtgttGGTGTCCATATGCATAGGTGACGATGGAGATACCGATTCTATCACTTTTGGATCGATGCCATCGATAAGTAGTGTAATTCCCCAATATTCTGACTTCCATAAAGCTTCCTCTTTCTCAATACTAAAAGGGGTGGCCAAACTCCCCCAGATCCACATCATGTGGAGTGCATTGATGGAGACCACCCTTCCTTGTGGATCCAGGGACACTAGAATCGACCTCTTGCTAAAACGCCACACTTCCTTGATATACTTAATAACTGCCGGTTCAATTGTCCAAGGATCAGTCACTGTATACCATGGCATCTTTGACTGCAACTCCTGGAACTTTTTGACCTTCTCTTGATCTTTATGGGGACTTAACCTATCCACGACTGGGAGCCAGACCACTTCGTATTGCATCTGATGATCTGTCTTTCTCTGTGGGTCTAGGTACATATGACCGAGAATTGTAATTTCATCATGGGGGATATCAAGATCTGATATGAGCAGTAGCACATGCTTTCTCTGTAGTACTTCAATATTTACCTGTTTGTGCCAGCAGCCAGCCAACAGGAGAACtcttaaaacttttatttatataattgcaagttaaaataataaaattaatggaGCTtacaattagttaattaatgaGAAATGGAGTTTCAAAAGCAAACCTTTTTCTGGGAGGAACCAATCACCAGCTCTTCCTTGGGATGTAGCAATGCCCTGAGAATCTTCAAATTGTCCAGGTGTAAAGTCTCGAAAAGACGGACGAGAGTGTGGAAATATTCCAGATGTCTCTTCTCCTCTGCATGCCACAGTGGACTTTATTTAGGCCATAATTAATAATCAGGCACTTAAAAAGATCACAACTTCAAGAATGAAGAATAATACGTTTTCCTTGAAATTGACTCAACTCAACAACTTTAACGTACAGTTTGGTTATCTCAATCCAAATCATGTAATTAAGCAAAAGAAAGGTCATGGCTTTCTAGTCTTGGTTCCACATTACATGACGCCCCGGTCTCTCGAAAATATGGTactaattaagaaatttttccaaaatctttGAACTGATTAGCTAGCTtgcctatattatatatttcataagATATATACAGAGAAATAGATTATCAATGGCCCACCTATATGTTGATAACAGAGAGCGAGTTGGCTCTTCAGATGCTCGTGTATATTGGTGACCTTGTGCGCCAAGCTTGATAGTTCCCATGCCTCTGTGGTTAATGCAGTATTGTTCCTAAAATCAGCATAAAGATGATCAGcatgtttacatatatatatatatatatatggcatacATGCAAGAAAACTGAATGATCAGCTTGATGCATTAAAAACTTGTAACCACCAAGAAATTAATCCAAAGATGTAATCCACGTATTCGAACATGCATCAAAAGTCAGG from Juglans regia cultivar Chandler chromosome 2, Walnut 2.0, whole genome shotgun sequence carries:
- the LOC109000779 gene encoding protein SIEVE ELEMENT OCCLUSION B-like → MAGITQRLAAPRKTRPTVLKDHDRRMFALSDDNALMKQIQATHAPDGREVSVKPILLIIGDIFHRATPSLDGILNGTQEHVDTEDKTVTAPGFDDDILESLAYLIYKISCETSCKCSGGGDAHATTMALLNTLTSFSWDSKVVLTLAAFAVNYGEFWLVAQLCIRNPLAKSVAFLKQLPNIIEYSNSLKPQFEALNKLIKAIMDVTTHIVEFTELPSQFISDDTPAVMAVTAHLPAAAYWTIRSIVACATQISSLIGLRMENNTALTTEAWELSSLAHKVTNIHEHLKSQLALCYQHIEEKRHLEYFHTLVRLFETLHLDNLKILRALLHPKEELVIGSSQKKVNIEVLQRKHVLLLISDLDIPHDEITILGHMYLDPQRKTDHQMQYEVVWLPVVDRLSPHKDQEKVKKFQELQSKMPWYTVTDPWTIEPAVIKYIKEVWRFSKRSILVSLDPQGRVVSINALHMMWIWGSLATPFSIEKEEALWKSEYWGITLLIDGIDPKVIESMAKGNIICLYGGEDMEWIRKFTSSAKKVAKAANITLDLLYVGKSNAKERVHKTNSIISTEQLSQIWPDLTFIWFFWTRLESMLYSKMQNGKTVENDPIMEEVMTMLSFDGSDKGWAVVCGGIPGPEEIIARGNGEIALKTLEDFENWKVDAEQNGFVPAFKERLRKLHTPQHCNRLILPGITGEIPERIVCAECHRPMEKYFMYRCCTD